One genomic region from Bacillus sp. SLBN-46 encodes:
- the hflX gene encoding GTPase HflX, whose product MEQKETKEKVILVGCQTNKDEDSRFQYSMEELAALTETAQGEVLVSVVQKRDRIHSATYIGKGKVEELNALVEELEADVVIFNDELSPSQKRNLGAEIEARIIDRTQLILDIFAQRARSKEGKLQVELAQLQYLLPRLAGQGTALSRLGAGIGTRGPGETKLESDRRHIRRRIDDIKGQLSVIVQHRDRYRERRKKNKTFQVAIVGYTNAGKSTLFNRLSEAESYEENQLFATLDPMTRKLILPSGFLALITDTVGFIQDLPTTLIAAFRSTLEEVKEADLLLHVVDMSNPDYFQHEKTVKKLLDDLDIKDIPQLTVYNKKDIQHPDFVPTANTPTAFISAFNQEDRQHLKQRIEKMVVERMEPYEVEVPSTEGKLLSQLKNETILRELSFNEENQLYRCKGYSLQDHQITGQLQKFQQ is encoded by the coding sequence GTGGAACAAAAGGAAACAAAGGAAAAAGTGATTCTCGTTGGCTGTCAAACAAATAAAGACGAGGATTCACGGTTTCAATATTCTATGGAAGAATTAGCGGCATTAACGGAAACTGCTCAAGGTGAAGTGCTCGTCTCAGTTGTTCAAAAACGGGACCGCATTCATTCGGCTACATATATTGGCAAAGGAAAAGTAGAAGAACTTAATGCATTAGTTGAGGAACTTGAAGCAGATGTAGTGATCTTTAATGATGAACTATCACCGAGTCAAAAAAGAAACCTTGGGGCAGAAATAGAAGCTCGGATTATTGATCGAACACAGCTCATTTTAGATATCTTTGCACAACGGGCTCGTTCCAAAGAAGGGAAATTACAAGTAGAACTTGCCCAGCTGCAGTACCTTCTTCCGCGTCTAGCAGGTCAAGGGACCGCATTATCACGTTTGGGTGCAGGGATTGGAACAAGAGGACCCGGTGAAACAAAACTGGAATCAGACCGCCGTCATATTCGCCGAAGAATTGACGATATCAAAGGTCAGCTTTCTGTTATCGTTCAGCACCGCGATCGGTACCGTGAAAGAAGAAAGAAGAATAAAACCTTTCAGGTGGCGATTGTTGGTTATACCAATGCGGGGAAATCAACATTGTTTAATCGCTTATCCGAGGCGGAATCGTACGAGGAGAATCAATTATTCGCTACGCTTGATCCAATGACCAGAAAATTAATTTTACCAAGTGGATTCTTAGCATTAATTACGGATACGGTAGGTTTTATTCAGGATCTGCCAACCACCCTTATCGCGGCATTCCGTTCCACTCTTGAAGAAGTAAAGGAAGCAGACCTGCTTCTCCATGTGGTTGATATGTCCAATCCGGATTATTTTCAGCATGAAAAAACAGTAAAAAAACTGCTGGATGATTTAGATATTAAAGATATCCCGCAACTGACCGTTTATAATAAAAAGGATATTCAACATCCTGACTTCGTTCCAACGGCCAATACACCGACTGCTTTTATAAGTGCTTTTAATCAAGAAGATCGTCAGCACTTAAAACAGAGAATTGAGAAGATGGTGGTGGAACGAATGGAACCTTACGAGGTGGAGGTACCTTCAACAGAAGGAAAGCTGCTTTCTCAATTGAAAAATGAGACGATTTTAAGAGAGCTATCCTTTAATGAAGAAAACCAATTGTACCGGTGCAAAGGGTACTCACTTCAGGACCATCAAATCACCGGACAATTGCAGAAATTTCAACAATAG
- a CDS encoding trimeric intracellular cation channel family protein → MTWEVLSMIGTIAFAISGAIVAMEEEYDILGVYILGIVTAFGGGAIRNLLIGVPVSALWEQGLFFQIALLSITAVFLFPSNLLRHWQKWGNFFDAIGLSAFAIQGAIYAAKMNHPLSAVIVAAVLTGIGGGIIRDLLAGRKPIVLRSEIYAVWAILAGLIIGLKLAVDSWELYTLFGLITILRVFSYTYDWKLPTRRLGTH, encoded by the coding sequence ATGACATGGGAAGTTTTGAGTATGATTGGCACCATTGCCTTCGCTATTAGTGGAGCCATTGTGGCCATGGAAGAGGAATACGATATTTTAGGCGTTTATATTTTAGGAATTGTTACCGCTTTCGGAGGAGGGGCCATTCGAAATCTGTTAATTGGCGTACCTGTATCTGCCTTATGGGAACAAGGTTTATTTTTTCAAATTGCCTTGCTATCCATTACCGCGGTCTTCTTATTTCCAAGCAATTTACTTAGGCATTGGCAAAAATGGGGAAACTTTTTTGATGCCATCGGTCTATCTGCCTTTGCTATTCAAGGGGCCATCTATGCTGCAAAAATGAATCATCCGCTTAGCGCCGTAATTGTAGCTGCTGTATTAACCGGTATTGGTGGCGGAATTATCCGTGATTTATTGGCCGGTAGAAAACCAATTGTTCTTCGCTCAGAAATTTATGCGGTTTGGGCAATCCTTGCAGGACTTATAATTGGTCTTAAACTAGCAGTGGATTCATGGGAGTTGTATACCTTATTTGGCCTTATTACCATTTTACGTGTTTTTTCCTATACCTACGATTGGAAATTACCAACTCGTAGACTTGGTACCCATTAA
- the spoVK gene encoding stage V sporulation protein K, whose product MDQPFRMKSNGQISVVLNSQKKKMLTKEAPEFQVVPKIIPPEHTALKEIEEELVALVGMEEMKRMIKEIYAWIYVNKKREEMGLKARKQALHMMFKGNPGTGKTTVARLIGKLFQKMSVLTKGHLIEAERADLVGEYIGHTAQKTRDLIKKAQGGILFIDEAYSLGRGGEKDFGKEAIDTLVKHMEDKQHEFILILAGYSREMDYFLTLNPGLHSRFPLVIDFPDYNINQLMEIAGRMLEEREYNLSHEAEKKLRDHLIWVKSVLNPNSFSNGRYVRNVIEKSVRAQAMRLLMLNSYDRHELMTLRSNDLVFDED is encoded by the coding sequence TTGGATCAACCATTTCGCATGAAAAGTAACGGCCAAATAAGCGTTGTCCTCAATTCACAAAAGAAAAAAATGTTAACAAAAGAGGCGCCAGAATTCCAAGTTGTTCCAAAGATCATTCCCCCTGAGCACACGGCTTTAAAGGAAATAGAAGAGGAGCTAGTGGCTTTGGTTGGTATGGAAGAAATGAAGCGAATGATAAAAGAAATTTATGCGTGGATTTATGTGAACAAGAAAAGGGAAGAAATGGGGCTGAAAGCTAGAAAACAAGCTCTCCATATGATGTTCAAAGGGAATCCGGGAACCGGAAAAACAACCGTTGCGAGGCTGATTGGAAAGCTTTTTCAAAAAATGTCTGTTCTTACAAAGGGACATTTAATCGAGGCAGAACGAGCGGACCTTGTAGGAGAGTATATCGGGCATACAGCTCAAAAGACAAGAGATTTAATTAAGAAGGCACAAGGTGGAATTTTGTTTATTGATGAAGCCTATTCCTTAGGGCGTGGAGGGGAAAAGGATTTTGGTAAGGAAGCCATCGATACGCTAGTGAAGCATATGGAGGATAAACAGCATGAGTTTATTCTTATTCTTGCCGGATATTCCAGAGAAATGGATTATTTTCTGACGCTAAACCCTGGTCTTCACTCGCGTTTTCCTTTAGTAATTGATTTCCCTGACTACAATATCAACCAATTGATGGAAATTGCGGGAAGAATGTTAGAAGAACGGGAATACAATCTAAGTCACGAGGCCGAGAAAAAATTAAGGGATCATCTTATTTGGGTAAAGTCTGTCCTAAACCCCAATAGTTTTTCAAATGGGAGATATGTTCGCAATGTCATAGAGAAATCTGTTCGCGCCCAAGCAATGAGGCTACTGATGCTAAATAGCTATGACAGACACGAATTAATGACTCTAAGAAGTAATGATCTGGTATTTGATGAAGATTAA
- the hfq gene encoding RNA chaperone Hfq, translating to MKTTINIQDQFLNQCRKDNMHVTVFLLNGFQLRGQIKGFDNFTVLFESEGKQQLVFKHAISTFAPQRNVQLDLENQQ from the coding sequence ATGAAAACGACAATCAATATTCAGGACCAATTTTTAAATCAATGCCGTAAGGACAATATGCATGTTACGGTGTTCTTATTAAATGGGTTTCAATTAAGAGGACAAATTAAGGGCTTTGATAATTTTACCGTTTTGTTTGAATCAGAAGGTAAGCAGCAGTTAGTATTTAAGCATGCAATCTCAACTTTTGCGCCACAAAGAAATGTACAGTTGGATTTAGAAAACCAACAATAA
- the miaA gene encoding tRNA (adenosine(37)-N6)-dimethylallyltransferase MiaA, producing the protein MNAKQNVLVIIGPTAVGKTKLSIEMAKRYNGEIISGDSMQIYRGMDIGTAKITNEEIEDIPHHLIDIKEPFESFSVAEFQELVRAKIAEIAKKGKLPIIVGGTGLYIQSVIYDYQFSDVSGDEAYRLQLEERVKEIGNEALYQELKEIDPGSAAQIHPNNVRRVIRALEIYHLTGKTMQEYQSQQQPDLLYNTAIVGLTMDRDQLYERINLRVDMMMDEGLLPEVKALYQQGLRECQSIQAIGYKEIYEYLDGKVTLDEAVENLKQNSRRYAKRQLTWFRNKMKVEWFDVSNVNNFSKKIAEISQYVEGKLQVKSNTY; encoded by the coding sequence TTGAATGCGAAACAAAATGTACTGGTAATCATCGGTCCAACCGCTGTAGGAAAAACAAAGTTGAGTATTGAAATGGCGAAACGGTATAATGGTGAAATTATCAGTGGGGATTCGATGCAAATCTATCGTGGAATGGACATTGGAACTGCGAAAATAACAAATGAGGAAATAGAAGACATTCCTCACCATCTTATTGATATTAAGGAGCCCTTTGAAAGTTTTTCCGTTGCTGAATTTCAAGAACTGGTAAGGGCTAAAATAGCTGAGATTGCTAAAAAGGGGAAACTTCCGATTATTGTTGGAGGAACCGGCCTATACATTCAGTCAGTCATCTATGATTATCAATTTTCCGATGTTTCGGGAGATGAAGCCTATCGTCTTCAGTTGGAGGAAAGAGTAAAAGAAATAGGAAATGAAGCACTTTACCAAGAATTGAAGGAGATAGATCCCGGAAGTGCTGCGCAAATCCATCCCAATAATGTAAGACGGGTCATTCGAGCGCTGGAAATTTATCACTTGACCGGGAAAACGATGCAAGAATACCAAAGTCAGCAGCAACCAGATTTGTTGTACAATACAGCAATAGTGGGCTTAACTATGGATCGGGACCAGCTGTATGAACGCATTAATTTACGGGTAGATATGATGATGGATGAAGGTCTCCTACCGGAAGTAAAAGCCTTATATCAACAGGGGCTGCGCGAATGTCAATCCATTCAAGCCATTGGATACAAAGAAATATATGAATATCTTGATGGGAAAGTCACACTCGATGAAGCAGTAGAAAATTTAAAGCAAAATTCCCGAAGGTATGCGAAAAGGCAATTGACTTGGTTTCGTAACAAAATGAAGGTAGAATGGTTTGATGTAAGTAATGTGAATAATTTCTCAAAAAAAATAGCCGAAATTTCACAATATGTTGAAGGAAAGCTACAAGTAAAATCGAATACATATTAA
- the mreBH gene encoding rod-share determining protein MreBH, translated as MLSNFDIGIDLGTANILVYSKNKGIVLNEPSVVAIDTETKNVVAVGLEAKEMIGKTPEKVVTIRPLKDGVIADFDVTTDMLKHVMRKATKKMGYGFRKPNVVVCIPSGSTSVERRAIQDAVRNAGAKKISLIEEPVAAAIGAGMPVDEPVANVVVDIGGGNTEVAIISFGGVVACHSIKVGGDRLDDDIIQFVRKEYNVLIGERTAERIKMEIGYALVDHEERFMDIRGRDLVSGLPKTINLSSYQVQNALKEALLHILEAIRATLEDCPAELSGDIVDRGVILTGGGSLLNGMEEWLSKEIVVPVQLSSDPLECVVIGTGKALQYMSKLQAAIR; from the coding sequence ATGCTTTCTAATTTTGATATAGGTATTGATTTAGGAACAGCTAATATATTGGTTTATAGTAAAAACAAAGGAATTGTACTTAATGAGCCCTCCGTTGTGGCCATAGATACAGAAACGAAAAATGTGGTAGCAGTTGGGCTTGAGGCAAAAGAGATGATAGGTAAGACACCAGAAAAAGTCGTGACCATCCGTCCTTTAAAGGATGGCGTTATTGCTGACTTTGACGTCACTACTGACATGCTTAAGCATGTGATGCGTAAGGCTACTAAAAAAATGGGCTACGGTTTCCGTAAACCGAATGTAGTGGTTTGTATTCCATCTGGGTCTACAAGTGTAGAACGCCGAGCAATCCAGGATGCCGTTCGAAATGCTGGAGCCAAGAAAATCTCACTTATTGAAGAACCTGTTGCGGCAGCGATTGGAGCAGGAATGCCTGTAGATGAACCTGTTGCAAACGTGGTTGTCGATATCGGCGGTGGTAATACTGAGGTTGCCATTATTTCGTTTGGCGGTGTGGTTGCCTGTCATTCGATTAAGGTCGGCGGTGACCGTCTCGATGATGATATCATTCAATTTGTTCGCAAGGAATACAATGTTCTAATTGGTGAAAGAACAGCAGAACGAATTAAAATGGAAATTGGTTATGCCCTTGTTGATCATGAAGAGCGCTTCATGGATATCCGCGGACGTGACTTGGTTTCGGGTTTACCAAAAACTATTAATCTTTCATCCTATCAGGTTCAAAATGCTCTAAAAGAGGCTCTTCTTCATATTTTAGAAGCTATCCGTGCGACACTTGAAGACTGCCCTGCCGAACTTAGTGGTGATATTGTTGACCGTGGCGTAATTTTAACTGGCGGTGGCTCACTGTTAAATGGTATGGAGGAATGGTTAAGCAAGGAAATCGTTGTTCCTGTACAGCTTTCTTCAGATCCACTTGAATGTGTTGTAATTGGAACAGGTAAAGCTCTTCAGTATATGAGTAAGCTGCAAGCAGCGATTAGATAA
- the mutL gene encoding DNA mismatch repair endonuclease MutL, protein MGKIIQLDDALSNKIAAGEVVERPASVVKELVENAIDAGSTVIEIEVEEAGLAKIRITDNGHGIDEEDVLIAFQRHATSKIKNENDLFRIRTLGFRGEALPSIASVSRLEMKTSTGEGAGNRVVIEGGKVEVFEKTSSRRGTDLIITDLFFNTPARLKYMKTIHTELGNITDVVNRLALSHPEVAFRLIHNERKLLQTNGNGDVRQVLASIYGLAIAKQLVPISGTSLDYKISGFASMPEVTRASRNYISTMINGRFIKNYPLAKAIQEGYHTLLPIGRFPIVLLNIEMDPLLVDVNVHPSKMEVRISKEAELNELVTSMIKEAFKSKILIPTAYTPVKKEVPKSEQTAFVLDEGTILESEPMNVQKQWSAPIERVTESQPMEASNFTKELIQTERIGESLGWESVNPFSNGYVNSHTSNTVEETEDEIQETHFSNEVTFEDNESSTENHPSASRVPRLYPIGQMHGTYIFAQNENGLYIIDQHAAQERLKYEYFREKVGQVEPELQEMLVPLTFEYSTDEYMKIMEHQQELEKVGVFLEEFGMNSFIVRSHPQWLPKGEEKQIIEDMIEQLLSMKKVDIKKLREEAAIMMSCKASIKANRHLRNDEIQALLDDLRKASDPFTCPHGRPIIVHYSVYEMEKMFKRVM, encoded by the coding sequence ATGGGGAAGATTATTCAATTAGATGACGCCCTATCCAATAAGATTGCGGCGGGAGAAGTAGTCGAACGCCCCGCCTCTGTTGTAAAAGAGCTTGTGGAAAATGCGATTGATGCCGGAAGTACTGTGATTGAAATTGAGGTAGAAGAAGCAGGACTGGCAAAGATTCGTATTACCGATAATGGTCATGGGATTGATGAAGAGGACGTATTAATTGCTTTTCAACGTCATGCCACCAGTAAAATTAAAAATGAAAATGATCTATTTCGTATCCGTACGCTTGGATTCCGTGGGGAAGCTTTGCCAAGTATCGCTTCCGTTTCACGGCTTGAAATGAAGACCTCGACTGGTGAGGGTGCCGGAAACCGAGTAGTTATTGAGGGCGGCAAGGTTGAAGTGTTTGAAAAAACGTCGAGTAGACGGGGAACGGACCTCATCATTACCGATTTATTTTTCAATACGCCTGCACGGCTTAAATATATGAAAACCATTCATACAGAGCTCGGTAATATTACAGATGTGGTTAACCGTCTTGCTCTATCTCATCCAGAGGTAGCCTTCCGTTTGATCCATAATGAAAGGAAACTGCTACAAACGAACGGAAACGGTGATGTTCGTCAAGTGCTGGCTTCCATTTATGGATTAGCCATCGCCAAGCAGTTAGTACCTATTTCAGGTACCTCACTCGATTACAAGATTAGTGGATTTGCTTCGATGCCGGAGGTTACAAGGGCATCGAGAAACTATATCTCAACGATGATTAATGGACGGTTTATTAAAAACTATCCGTTGGCGAAAGCCATTCAGGAGGGCTATCATACCCTACTTCCGATTGGACGATTTCCGATTGTCCTATTGAACATAGAGATGGACCCATTGCTTGTCGATGTGAATGTCCATCCTTCAAAAATGGAGGTCCGCATAAGTAAGGAAGCGGAGTTAAATGAACTGGTAACATCGATGATTAAAGAGGCGTTCAAATCTAAGATCTTAATTCCAACAGCCTACACGCCTGTTAAGAAAGAAGTACCGAAGTCTGAGCAAACAGCTTTCGTGTTGGATGAAGGAACAATACTAGAAAGTGAACCGATGAATGTTCAAAAGCAGTGGAGTGCTCCAATTGAAAGGGTCACTGAGTCACAGCCGATGGAAGCAAGTAATTTTACCAAAGAACTGATCCAAACTGAGAGAATTGGTGAATCATTAGGGTGGGAGTCGGTTAACCCATTCTCTAATGGATATGTGAATTCACATACGAGTAATACGGTGGAGGAAACAGAAGACGAGATTCAGGAAACACATTTTTCGAATGAGGTTACCTTTGAAGATAACGAAAGTTCTACTGAAAATCATCCATCAGCAAGCCGTGTGCCACGCTTATATCCAATCGGGCAAATGCACGGTACCTACATTTTTGCTCAAAATGAAAATGGATTGTATATCATTGACCAGCACGCGGCACAGGAACGGCTGAAATATGAATACTTCCGTGAAAAGGTGGGACAGGTGGAACCGGAATTGCAGGAAATGCTCGTTCCGCTAACCTTTGAGTATTCAACCGATGAATATATGAAGATTATGGAGCATCAACAGGAGTTGGAAAAAGTGGGGGTTTTTCTTGAGGAATTTGGGATGAATAGCTTTATCGTCCGTTCTCATCCTCAGTGGCTGCCTAAAGGGGAAGAAAAACAAATCATTGAAGACATGATTGAACAGCTTTTATCGATGAAGAAGGTAGACATTAAAAAGCTACGTGAAGAAGCAGCGATTATGATGAGCTGTAAAGCTTCGATTAAAGCCAATCGTCATTTACGGAATGATGAAATCCAAGCCCTGCTCGATGACCTGAGAAAAGCATCAGATCCATTTACCTGCCCGCATGGAAGACCAATTATTGTCCATTATTCGGTTTATGAGATGGAAAAAATGTTTAAACGGGTTATGTAA
- the mutS gene encoding DNA mismatch repair protein MutS, which translates to MAAYTPMIQQYLTVKADYQDAFLFFRLGDFYEMFFEDAIKASQELEITLTSRDGGSEDRIPMCGVPYHAAPNYIEQLISKGYKVAICEQMEDAKLTKGMVRREVVQLITPGTVMDGKGLNDKENNYIASITAFDDQTYGFAYNDISTGESRVTLLTNYFEEVLNELAVLSAKEVVVSSSFDGELQKKMRERDVMAISFEDNSSIDMTFSHLLEDLNQDKLKQTAARLFNYLYRSQKRSLDHLQPVTTYQTHQFMKIDYYSKRNLELTETIRSKGKKGSLLWLLDETMTAMGGRMLKHWIDRPLIDQDGIKQRQTIVEVLMNHYFERQELREKLKEVYDLERLAGRVAFGNVNARDLVQLKRSLMQVPFLKQTLQAMQDEQVNQLAESLDPCEEVSDLLERAIVENPPLSLKEGNMISDGYNEQLDQYRYASRNGKTWIAQLEREERDKTGIKSLKVGYNRVFGYYIEVTRANLHLLKEGQYERKQTLTNAERFITPELKEKEALILQAEEKCGELEYELFTEIREMVKEQIPRLQALAKIVSELDVLQCFAQVSEERRYVKPEFSTERRVVIKEGRHPVVEKVLNAQEYVPNDCYMDSEREVLLITGPNMSGKSTYMRQIALTSILAQIGCYVPASQAVLPIFDQVFTRIGAADDLISGQSTFMVEMLEAKNAIANATQNSLILFDEIGRGTSTYDGMALAQAIIEYIHERIGAKTLFSTHYHELTVLEEELTKLKNIHVSAIEHNGKVVFLHKIKEGPADKSYGIHVAQLAELPAELINRANEILTALEQSDVQAVPAKKPAIIEEIQAEKPAQLSFFDEPKEPKKHEPSPKEKRVLDKIKELDLLDVTPLQAINMLYDLQKKLKG; encoded by the coding sequence ATGGCTGCTTATACGCCGATGATACAGCAATATTTAACCGTTAAGGCAGATTATCAAGATGCCTTTTTATTTTTTCGCTTAGGCGATTTTTACGAAATGTTCTTTGAGGATGCCATTAAAGCATCACAGGAGTTAGAGATTACCTTAACGAGTCGCGATGGAGGTAGTGAAGATCGAATCCCAATGTGTGGTGTCCCATACCATGCGGCTCCCAACTATATTGAACAGCTTATTTCAAAAGGCTATAAAGTAGCGATTTGTGAACAAATGGAAGACGCAAAACTAACCAAAGGGATGGTCCGACGGGAAGTCGTTCAGTTAATTACCCCAGGTACAGTAATGGATGGTAAGGGCTTGAATGATAAAGAAAATAACTATATTGCTTCAATTACTGCATTTGACGATCAAACCTACGGCTTTGCTTATAACGACATCTCAACTGGTGAAAGCCGAGTGACGCTGCTTACCAATTATTTTGAAGAAGTTCTAAACGAATTGGCGGTTTTAAGTGCCAAAGAAGTAGTCGTATCAAGTAGCTTTGACGGAGAGCTGCAAAAGAAAATGCGTGAGCGTGATGTGATGGCTATTTCCTTTGAGGATAATAGTTCGATAGATATGACTTTTTCTCATCTGCTTGAGGATTTAAATCAAGACAAATTAAAGCAAACGGCGGCTAGGCTATTTAACTATTTATATCGTTCCCAAAAAAGAAGCCTTGACCATCTTCAGCCGGTCACTACCTATCAAACTCATCAATTTATGAAAATTGATTACTATTCAAAGCGAAACCTTGAATTAACGGAAACGATTCGTTCCAAGGGGAAAAAAGGTTCCTTATTATGGTTACTCGATGAAACCATGACCGCTATGGGTGGTAGGATGTTAAAGCACTGGATTGACCGACCGTTAATTGACCAGGATGGAATTAAACAGCGTCAAACCATTGTTGAAGTTCTAATGAACCACTATTTTGAACGTCAAGAGCTTCGTGAGAAATTGAAGGAAGTCTATGATTTGGAACGTCTAGCCGGACGAGTAGCCTTTGGTAATGTCAATGCCCGTGATTTGGTGCAGTTGAAGCGTTCTTTAATGCAGGTGCCTTTCTTAAAACAAACCCTACAAGCGATGCAGGATGAACAGGTAAATCAATTGGCAGAAAGTCTTGATCCTTGTGAAGAGGTATCAGATTTATTAGAGCGAGCCATTGTTGAAAATCCACCTCTTTCTTTAAAAGAAGGAAATATGATTTCGGATGGGTATAATGAGCAGCTAGATCAATATCGATATGCCAGCAGGAACGGTAAGACCTGGATCGCTCAGCTAGAGCGTGAGGAACGAGATAAAACAGGCATTAAATCGTTGAAGGTTGGTTATAACCGGGTGTTTGGCTATTATATTGAAGTCACACGGGCAAACCTGCATCTTTTAAAAGAAGGGCAGTATGAGCGGAAGCAAACTCTAACGAATGCAGAACGATTTATTACCCCGGAATTAAAAGAGAAAGAAGCGTTAATTTTACAGGCAGAAGAAAAATGCGGTGAGTTGGAATATGAATTGTTTACTGAAATTCGCGAGATGGTGAAGGAACAAATTCCACGTTTACAAGCTTTAGCGAAGATCGTTAGTGAATTAGATGTTCTCCAGTGCTTTGCTCAGGTTAGTGAAGAGCGCCGATATGTGAAACCAGAGTTTTCGACCGAGCGCCGTGTCGTGATTAAAGAAGGGCGTCATCCAGTGGTTGAGAAGGTATTAAACGCCCAGGAGTATGTGCCAAACGACTGCTATATGGACAGCGAACGTGAAGTATTGTTAATCACAGGTCCAAATATGTCTGGTAAAAGTACGTACATGCGCCAAATTGCCCTGACCTCCATTTTAGCTCAGATTGGCTGCTATGTTCCGGCTTCCCAAGCTGTGTTGCCGATTTTTGATCAAGTATTCACTCGTATTGGTGCAGCCGATGATTTAATTTCCGGTCAGAGTACCTTCATGGTGGAAATGCTTGAGGCAAAAAATGCGATAGCGAACGCCACACAAAACAGCTTAATTTTATTTGATGAAATTGGCCGTGGAACCTCTACTTACGATGGTATGGCGTTAGCACAGGCGATTATTGAATACATTCATGAGCGGATTGGTGCCAAAACTTTATTTTCAACCCATTATCATGAGCTAACGGTTTTAGAAGAAGAACTAACCAAGCTCAAAAACATTCACGTTAGTGCGATTGAACATAATGGCAAGGTTGTTTTCCTTCATAAAATTAAAGAAGGTCCGGCAGATAAGAGTTACGGAATTCATGTCGCACAGCTGGCAGAACTCCCTGCAGAACTAATCAACCGGGCAAATGAAATCTTAACAGCGCTTGAGCAGTCTGATGTTCAGGCTGTCCCAGCTAAAAAACCAGCTATAATAGAAGAAATACAGGCAGAGAAGCCTGCACAGCTATCGTTCTTTGACGAACCAAAAGAGCCGAAGAAGCATGAACCTTCTCCAAAAGAAAAACGAGTGTTAGATAAAATAAAAGAATTAGATTTGTTAGATGTGACACCGTTACAGGCCATTAACATGCTGTACGATTTGCAGAAAAAATTAAAAGGCTAA
- a CDS encoding TIGR02206 family membrane protein has translation MMEWFGRSNKNYDFDMFSTSHFIVLAILIIGSVCMFLFRDSLKNKKMRQAEIVLAISLIIMEATYHFWMIINGSWNVSHAIPLELCSISLMLTIILLLTRLKVIYEILLFTALLGASQALLTPLLNYDFPHFRFFHFFYTHLMIIWVPLYFTWVLGYHPTIWSVVKLFVFLNVLLPIIMFINKVVYGNYMFLSHKPDSASLLDVLGPYPWYILSLEGLLILLSLIVWIIFREKAVKQPDMDRDLSIH, from the coding sequence ATGATGGAGTGGTTTGGCCGGAGCAATAAAAACTATGACTTTGATATGTTTTCGACTAGTCATTTTATCGTACTAGCTATTTTAATCATTGGTTCAGTATGTATGTTTCTTTTTAGAGATTCTCTGAAAAATAAGAAAATGCGGCAGGCTGAAATTGTTTTGGCTATCTCTTTAATTATAATGGAAGCCACTTATCATTTTTGGATGATCATAAATGGAAGCTGGAATGTCAGTCATGCCATTCCTCTTGAGTTGTGTAGCATCAGCTTGATGTTAACCATCATATTGCTGCTTACACGGTTAAAAGTAATCTATGAGATTTTACTATTTACTGCCTTACTAGGGGCGTCACAGGCATTACTTACACCATTATTAAATTATGACTTTCCACATTTTCGTTTCTTTCATTTCTTTTATACGCATTTAATGATTATTTGGGTGCCTTTATATTTTACTTGGGTACTAGGGTATCACCCGACGATCTGGTCAGTGGTAAAACTGTTTGTGTTCCTAAATGTGTTGCTGCCTATTATTATGTTCATCAATAAGGTAGTTTACGGGAATTATATGTTCCTAAGCCATAAACCTGATAGTGCAAGCTTGCTGGATGTGCTTGGCCCCTACCCTTGGTATATCTTATCGTTAGAGGGATTGTTGATATTGCTAAGTTTAATCGTATGGATTATTTTCCGCGAAAAGGCTGTCAAACAACCTGACATGGACAGAGACCTCTCCATTCACTAA
- a CDS encoding 2-hydroxymuconate tautomerase, translating to MPIVQVHLLEGRSKEVKQQLISEITAAVSRTLGNSPETIRVLLHDVPSENWGVAGSPISNNKKM from the coding sequence ATGCCTATTGTACAGGTACACTTGCTTGAGGGTAGATCGAAAGAAGTAAAACAGCAATTGATTTCAGAGATTACAGCAGCAGTTAGCCGGACGTTAGGTAATTCACCTGAAACAATCAGAGTATTATTACATGATGTGCCAAGTGAAAATTGGGGTGTAGCCGGTTCGCCAATAAGTAATAACAAGAAAATGTAA